In the genome of Bradyrhizobium arachidis, one region contains:
- a CDS encoding dodecin: MPTAETDHVYKILELVGSSETSIEDAIKNAVSRAAKTVREMKWFEVVQTRGHIENGTVRHYQVTLRVGFTLEG; encoded by the coding sequence ATGCCCACAGCCGAGACGGATCACGTCTACAAGATCCTGGAACTGGTCGGATCGTCCGAGACCTCGATCGAGGATGCGATCAAGAACGCGGTGAGCCGCGCCGCCAAGACCGTTCGCGAGATGAAATGGTTCGAGGTGGTGCAGACGCGCGGCCACATCGAGAACGGCACCGTGCGTCATTATCAGGTGACGCTGCGCGTCGGCTTCACGCTGGAGGGATGA